The sequence GTGAGTTGCAAGTCGCCCTCGGCAAGGATCAAGCCGGCCTCGTTATCCAGCACACCACCACCCAGACCCAGGCGCATATCCCCCTGGCTGAGTAGTTCGCCACCTTGCTGGCTCAGCCCGCCGGACTGCAGCTCAAGCGATCCGACACTGGCGATACGTCCACCGCGGTTATCGACCTGCACGGCTGTCAGCTCCAGATCACCGCCTGTGCTCAGGCGGCCCTGGCTATTGCTAAACTGTCCAGCGCTGATCACTGCATTGCGTTGCGCGACCACCTGCCCATCACGGTTATCCAGGGTGTTTTGAGCGTCCACAGTCAGGTCACGGTTGGCAACCAGCGTGCCCGGGTTGTTTATCCGGGCTGCCTGCAGCGCCAGGTCACCCCGGGCATTGCGGCTACCGTCGGTGTTTACCCCGGCTTCAATATGCCCCTGGTTGCTCAGCGTCCCGTCGGCGCGCAGAACCACGGCGTTCTGGGCGGCGATCAGGCCCTGACTGGTCAGCTCGCTACGGCTGTCCAGCTCCAGCCGGTTACCGGCGTAGAGGTCACCTTGCGCCTCAAGCCCGGCGCTGCGGGCGGTCAACTGGCCGCCCGCCGTGGCATTACCCAGAGTCAGTTTGCCGCTGGCATCGATCTGGATGTCGCCGGCGCTGGCAGCCAGGTCTCCGGCCAGCCGTACGCCAACGCCCTGTTCAGTACCGACCAGACGAATCGCACCGGCGTACATGCCACCCAGGGCCGAGCTGTCGATGGCCAGTTGCGGGGCATCCTGGCTGGTGCCGGATTTGGCCTGGGCTTCCAGGGTCCGGGCATCCACTTCATTACGGCCAGTGATGATATTGAGATTTTGCGCGTGCAGTTCGGCATTGATGCGGGCGCTGCGGGTAATCAGGTCGAACTGGTCGATATTGCTGGCATTGAGGCCGTCCCCCTGGATGCTGATGGTGCCGCGCTCAACGTCGAAGCGGCTCAGCTCGCCCTGTTCAATGATGGGCTTGCCGGTGCTCAGGGTAACCCTGGGGGTGTTGATGAAGCCGCAACCGTCACAACTGATGCCATGCGGGTTGGCGACGATCACCCCGGCGGCCTGGCCAGCCACCTCGGTATAGCCTCTGAGCTGGCTGGGATTGGAGCCGGTCACCTCGTTGAGGATCAGCCCGGCCGCGCCTTTGCTCAGGTTCTGGTTGCCCAGGATGATGCCGCCCAGTTGGGTGGACTGGGTAGCCTGAGTGGCATTGTTGAGGATCAGGCCCTGTTGGCCGACGTTGTATTCATTGAAGCGGTTATGCGACAGCCCCTTGGCATTCGGGGTGGCAATATTCACCACGGGTACGCCATTGCCGGCCTGGCTCAGGTGGGCATTGCCTCCCGCCGCCGCATCCAATGCCAGGTTGGCGCCGAGGCTGACAACCGGATTGATGAACAGGATGCCAGCCAGCATGGCGGCGATGTTCTTGAACAAGGGGCTACGGATATCCATGACATTCATCCCTGACGGTGCGATCAGAACAACAGGTCGACTCGGAAATGGGTGGGGTGTTCGTTGCGGCCAATCGCGTTGGGCCGCTCCAGCGATCGGGCAAGAGTCACACTGGCGGCCAGGTGCTTGCCGCGCAACGACAGCTCCAGCGCCTGGCCGGTCAGGCGCCCGGACTGGCCCGGGTTGTGCCGGCTGGAGCTGATCTGCCCCAGGTCATAGCCCAGGGCTGCGCTGAATTCGTGGAACCAGGGGGTGATGGAGGTCTGCCGCAAGGCGTGCCGCCAGCGCAGGTTGTTGCGCCAGTAAAAGCCGCTGTCTCCGGCCAGCGATTGCTCCTTGAACCCACGGACCGAGGCCAGTCCACCAATACTCATGCGTTGCGGGCTGAACAGGACATCCTCGCTGCGCTGGCCATAGAACAGGCTATCGACGCTCAGCATCTGCCCCCAGAACTGAAAAGGCTGAAGATAGCTGGCGGTCAGCGTGTATTTGTTATAGCGGGCCACCGGCTGGCTCCCTCGGGGGCTGCCATTACTTTGCGCATCGAAGGCACCAATACCGCGCTGCCAACCCAGGTCGATGTTGGTAAAGGCATTCCCCAGCCGACGTCCATGATTGATGCCCAGCTGCAACTCACTGAGTCGATGACTCGATGCATCCAGGCGGGTGTTTTCGATGTAGTTGCGGGTACGCAGGTGAGCCAGACCAAGACCCAGGCCGGTCTTGCTGGTGTTGTCACGATGCAGGAGACGGTCGGCATTGAACTGGTGACGCTTGCTTTCGCCATCGCTGGCGAAACTGAATCCGGCCGCCTGATTGCGCGTGCGGTAATAACTCTGGCTATAGCTGTAGCCGAAAGTCCACCAGCCAAAGGGCAGACCATAGAACAGGCTCTGGTTGGCCGAGTGGCGCCAGCGGTCACTGACGGTATCGCCACCGCCACGCAGTCGCAGTTGATCCGCCAGGCCCAGGGGGCTGTCCCATAACAGGGCCACCTCCCACTGCTGTTCGCCGGTGCTGCGCTGGCCATCATTGTGACGGGCGAGACTGGCCTGCCAGGGCTTGCTGCGCTGGCCCTGCAGGCTCACCCGGCTACCACCGACTTCATCTCCGGGCAGCAGTTCCAACTGCACCTGGCGTGAGGGCAAACGGCCGAGTTGATCAACCAGTTGCTCCAGCTCCCGCAGGTTGAGC is a genomic window of Halopseudomonas phragmitis containing:
- a CDS encoding ShlB/FhaC/HecB family hemolysin secretion/activation protein, producing MMYLKSVLLLTAVALGGALPAMAQSLPADRDLIHERQERLLEEQRRRLEELQRLPGERPSLEPVPHEPAPFCFDIHEIRLSGAELLSVAEQRRELASFLGQCLGTVQLNELLRVITSYYLDRGYVTTRAYLPEQDLSDGVLEIMVIEGLLEGLDSSELASDRELFMAFPGQPGERLNLRELEQLVDQLGRLPSRQVQLELLPGDEVGGSRVSLQGQRSKPWQASLARHNDGQRSTGEQQWEVALLWDSPLGLADQLRLRGGGDTVSDRWRHSANQSLFYGLPFGWWTFGYSYSQSYYRTRNQAAGFSFASDGESKRHQFNADRLLHRDNTSKTGLGLGLAHLRTRNYIENTRLDASSHRLSELQLGINHGRRLGNAFTNIDLGWQRGIGAFDAQSNGSPRGSQPVARYNKYTLTASYLQPFQFWGQMLSVDSLFYGQRSEDVLFSPQRMSIGGLASVRGFKEQSLAGDSGFYWRNNLRWRHALRQTSITPWFHEFSAALGYDLGQISSSRHNPGQSGRLTGQALELSLRGKHLAASVTLARSLERPNAIGRNEHPTHFRVDLLF